A single window of Opisthocomus hoazin isolate bOpiHoa1 chromosome 5, bOpiHoa1.hap1, whole genome shotgun sequence DNA harbors:
- the MARCHF1 gene encoding E3 ubiquitin-protein ligase MARCHF1 isoform X2 gives MLGWCQAIARNPHRLPNSTRTPEVSGDASHNSTLNDKSPGRSTSRSSNISKASSPTTGTAPRSQSRLSVCPSTQDICRSATLHDLSEDELEHTTPVMVLTPSNRESGKKQVKRRFRRKRETGDNGEHTEKQAKGKDCKSYPEPARSSWNASDSSSSSDENQWAQARRRAREKARMPRRGRRNNRSCSNQDGSSNSNAVELVTLGATGKKKQEVSDPENPTLNHRRRRVPRLKESQSSASSQEARISSRKSRKNKGKSCYRDHQPVSFLRQNKDSKDCFAGAGSGSDALAAPDNGAPAGAGASVADAAQKPPVLYDDWSDDLEVCRICHCEGDDESPLITPCRCTGTLRFVHQACLHQWIKSSDTRCCELCKYDFIMETKLKPLRKWEKLQMTTSERRKIVCSVTFHVIAITCVVWSLYVLIDRTAEEIKQGNDNGVLEWPFWTKLVVVAIGFTGGLVFMYVQCKVYVQLWRRLKAYNRVIFVQNCPDTAKKLEEKNSSCPQTSDVKDAVVVPVAPTGTNSQPAVEETTSEVMPV, from the exons GCCAGCAGTCCTACAACAGGAACAGCTCCCAGGAGTCAGTCTCGGTTGTCTGTCTGCCCTTCCACTCAGGACATTTGTAG ATCTGCTACCTTGCATGATTTGTCCGAAGATGAGCTTGAACATACAACCCCTGTTATGGTGCTGACCCCTTCTAATAGGGAGTCTGGTAAGAAACAAGTAAAACGAAGGTTTAGGCGGAAAAGAGAAACTGGAGACAATGGTGAGcacacagaaaagcaagcaaaggGGAAAGACTGTAAATCGTATCCTGAGCCTGCGAGATCCAGTTGGAATGCATCTGATTCATCGTCATCTTCGGATGAGAATCAGTGGGCTCAGGCTAGGAGAAGAGCGAGAGAAAAGGCCAGAATGcccaggagagggagaaggaacaaTAGATCGTGCAGCAACCAGGATGGGTCCTCAAACAGTAATGCTGTGGAACTTGTCACTTTGGGGGCAACAGGGAAAAAGAAGCAAGAGGTATCTGACCCTGAGAATCCTACTTTAAATCACCGCCGAAGAAGGGTTCCAAGGCTTAAGGAATCGCAGTCTTCAGCCTCATCTCAGGAAGCAAGGATTTCCtcaagaaaaagcaggaaaaacaaaggaaaaagctgcTACAGAGATCATCAGCCTGTATCTTTCCTTAGACAGAATAAGGATTCGAAGGACTGCTTTGCAGGGGCAGGCTCTGGCAGTGATGCTCTGGCCGCCCCAGACAACGGAGCGCCTGCAGGGGCAGGGGCCAGTGTAGCTGATGCTGCTCAGAAGCCTCCAGTGTTGTATGACGACTGGTCTGATGATTTAGAAGTTTGCAG GATCTGTCACTGTGAGGGAGATGATGAAAGCCCCCTCATCACACCATGTCGCTGCACAGGGACCCTGCGCTTTGTTCACCAGGCCTGCCTGCACCAGTGGATTAAGAGCTCAGACACCCGCTGTTGTGAACTCTGCAAGTACGACTTCATAATGGAGACCAAACTCAAACCGCTTCGGAAG tggGAGAAACTACAGATGACAACAAGTGAGAGGAGGAAAATAGTTTGTTCAGTCACATTCCACGTAATTGCAATTACCTGTGTTGTTTGGTCATTGTATGTTTTAATCGATAGAACCGCTGAGGAAATTAAACAAGGCAATGATAATG GTGTCCTTGAATGGCCGTTCTGGACAAAACTCGTTGTGGTGGCCATTGGATTCACGGGGGGCCTGGTCTTCATGTACGTGCAGTGTAAGGTTTACGTTCAGCTGTGGCGCAGGTTGAAAGCCTACAACAGGGTGATCTTTGTTCAGAACTGCCCAGACACCGCCAAAAAACTGGAGGAGAAGAACTCTTCGTGCCCTCAGACCTCGGATGTCAAGGATGCGGTGGTGGTGCCAGTAGCACCGACAGGTACAAACTCTCAGCCGGCAGTGGAAGAAACGACGTCTGAGGTCATGCCTGTTTGA